TGATCCGCGCGTCGAGTCCGCGGAGCCGTGTCACGAGGTCGACGTCCTCGTGCTCCGCGACGGCAGGGAACCCGCCGGCCGCGACGTAGGCGTCGGCGCGCACGCCGAGGTTCGCGCCGTGCACGTGCCCGTTGGCGTGGCCGGGCACGCGGGTCGCGCGCCAGGCCGCGACCTGAGCCGGGCTGAGGTCGTCGAGCTCCGGGCGGACGGTGCCGACGACCACGTCGGCCCCGCCGTCCGCGAGCTCGAGCTGGCTCGTGATCCACGCCGGCGGCACCGCGGAGTCGGCGTCGGTGCACGCGATCCAGTGCTCGGCGTCGTCGCCGTCCCAGCCCGCGCGGGCCGCGTCGACCCCCTGGGCGCGCGCGGCGCCCACGCGCCCGGCGGCGCTCTCGATGACCTCGACGCCCGCGGCGCGCGCCACCTCCGCGGTGCGGTCCCGGCAGTCGTCGGCCACGAGGATCACGCGCACGCGCACCCCGTCCGCACGTGCACGGGCCGCGGCGACCTCGACGGACGCGAGGCAGCGGCCGACCAGCTCCTCCTCGTCGCGCGCCGGGATGACGACCGTGACCGCGCGGATCCGGGGTGCTGGCTCGACCTCGGCGGCCGCTGCCGCCGTCCCCGTCACCGCAGCCCCGTGCGCACGGCGACCGAGCGCGGATCCGCCGACAGCACCTCGAGCAGGAAGTCGTCCTCCTCGTGCCGCATCAGCACGTGCAGCCCGGGTACGGCGGCGAGCCGCGCGTGCACCTCGTCGCCCGTCCGCCGGAAGTCGCCCTCCGGGTGCCGCCAGTGGCAGGCGACCAGCGCGCCACCGGCGCCGAGTGCCCCCGGCAGGGCGGCGAGCACGCGGTCGAACGCGGCGTCGTCGAGGTAGTAGCCGACCTCGCTCATCACCACGAGGTCGAACGCGCCGGCCGGCCAGTCGGCGCCCACGTCGCGCACCTCGAGGCGCACCTGCGGCGCGTCGGCGAGGCGGACGCGGGCCCGCTCGACCGCGGTCGGCGCGACGTCCACGGCCAGCAGCTCGTCCACGCGCTCGGCGAGGCCCGCCGTCGTCACACCGATGGAGCAGCCGATCTCCAGCGCCCGGCCGTACCGCTCGTCGGGCAGGGCCGCGAGGGTGGCGAGGCGCTTGCGGCGCTCGTACCAGCGGGTCTGGACGCGCCACGGATCCTCGGCGCGGGCGTACGCGGCGTCGAAGCGCTCGGCGGCGGTGGGCGTCGCGGTGGCGTCGTCGGACACGATCAGCACCTCGCGGTCGCGGTCGGCGTGCCGGAGGAACCCGGGCTGCAGGACGGCGGCGTCCTCGGGGGCGTCGGACAGCGGATCCACCTGGCTGGCGTGCGCGCGGATCGCGGCCCGCTTGGCCTCCCGTGTGCGCGCGTCGAGCGGCAGGGCCCGCATCGCGGCCCACGGCACGCGCGGGTCGTCGGGCGTCGCCCAGTGCCACATCCACACCGGGTACTCGACGAGCCGGATCCCACGCGCGGCGGGCAGAGCGCCCACCAGCTCGGCGACGACCTCGCCCGTGACGCGGTGGTCCCGGTGCCCGTCGCCGCGCCAGGGAGCCGCGACCGCGGTGCCCGGCGCGGCGTCGGAGAGGAGCACGGCGAGGTCGTCGCGCACGGCCTCGCGGCGCTCGCGGATCCCGCCGTCCGGGTGCCCCAGGAGCACGAGCCGGGCGTCGGGCGCGACCGCGTCGAGGGCGGCGCGGGCCTCGTCGCGGCGGACGGCCACGAGCTCGTCGGGCGTGCGAGTGGGGGATCCGGGGTGCGAGGCGGCGCCGTCGGTCACGATCGCGAGGGTCACCGGCACGCCCCGCGCGGCCGCGGTCGCCATGAGGCCCGCGGCCCCGATCGACTCGTCGTCGGCGTGCGCGGACACCACGAGGAGCGCCGCCATCCCCGCGAGGTCGGGCGCGTCGAGCGCGTCCCAGCGCGGATCCGCGTCCCAGACGTCGGCATCGGTGCCGGGCTCGCGCGCATCGAAGGCGACGCCCGCCGCGGCGACCGGCGCAGGGCCGGCCGCGATCGTGGGATCGCTCGTCCCCGTGTCCCTCGTGTCCGTCGCGTCCGCCTCCGCCGCGCGCCGCCGCACCGCCTCCGCGAGCGCCCCGCCGAGCGAGGCGTCGTCGCGCTCGGCGTGATGCTGCCGCACGTACAGCCCGAGGTCGGCCACGCGCTTGGCATGGTCCGCGTCCTGCGCGAGCGGCGCCGGGCCGAGCGCGTGCGCGACGTGGGTCAGCGTGTCGTCCACCGCGCGGGCGACGACGGCGCGCACCCGCTTCGCGAGCAGCCGCCCCGCCTCGCCCTCGGCTCGCCCGCGGTCGACCAGCAGGGCCGCCTCGGCGAGGGATGCGCGCGCTCCGTCGAGCCCCGCGTCGACCGCGCCCAGGTGCATGAGCAGCAGTCGGTCGGCGCCATCTCGGGACGCGGCCCGGAGCAGCGTGCGCGCCAGCCCGACCGCGCCGCCGTACCAGCAGGCCGCGACCTGGATCCCGCCCCAGTGGAACCCGGGCCGCTCGAGGTACCAGCCGGGCGCGCCCACGCGGCGGGCCGGCACGTCGCGCATGCGCAGCGGCCCGCTCGGGACCTCCACGAGCCCGCGGGCGGCCCACGCGCCGGGCACGACCTCGACGCCGGGCTGTCGGAGGTCGACGGCGAAGAGGCCGCGCGAGCCGTCGTCGTCCGCGGCGGTGATGAGCGCGTGCGTCAGCGATCCGGCGAGCGAGCACCACGGCTTCGTGCCGGACAGCCGCACCGCGTCCGGCCCGTCGGCATCCGCCACGGCCGTCAGCGGATCGCCGCCGCCCTCGGCCGCGAACACGCCCCACGTGCGCGCCGCGGCACCGCCCGCGTGCGTGTCGACGCCCCTCGCGCCGTCGTCGCCCGCGGCGCCTCGCTCCTGCTCGAGGATCGCGAGCGCGTCCAGGTGCGGCTCCACCGTGCGCGCGATGCCGAGGTCGGCCGCGGCGAGCGTCGCGAGCGCCTCCCAGAGGTCCGCCGTGCCGCCCGCACCCGGCCGTGCGCCGCCGTCGCCGAGCGCGACCGCGAGCGCCAGCGCCCGCTGCGTCGTCCACTCCGGCCCCGGGGGCGTCTCCGCGAGCGCCGCGCGCACGAGCGCGACAGCGGGTCCCGGCCTGTCATCGCCCGGCGGCACCGCGCCGGATGCGAGGCGGACGCGCGCGGGGGCGTCCGCGTCGAGGGGCTGGGCGGGCTGGGGGCCGGATGTCACGGGGTGGGGCACCGAATCGTCGAGGGATGAGCCGGGCGTGGCCCGGTCGTCCTTCGAACCTACAAGCGTCCGAGACCGGCTGCCCGCGTGCGGCGCGACACCGCGCACGTGTGGCATCCTGGCCGCCTCGGATCCCCCGGCCACGCGGGTGTGGGACCCTGACGACAGGGCTGGGGCGCGATCCGCACCGCCCACGCACGACAGAGGGGATCCACCATGGACCAGCACACCGACCCGCACGCCGACGAGCACGCGACCGCGGGGCAGGCCGACCAGCCCACGCCCGAGGCGGTCGAGGAGTTCGAGCGCCTCGCCGTCCTCAAGATGGGCGGCCAGGACATCGAGGGAGCCCTCGACGAGCTGCCCGACGCGGACGCCCGCGAGGTCGCGGAGGTCGCCATCGACCGCGTCGTCCGCGGATACGAGCACCTGTAGCCGGATCCGCACGGGGCCCGCGCACCGCCGACGCACTGCGGCGGGACGCGGCACGGCACGGCCCGGCAGCAGGCGGAGCCGGCGCCCCTAGCGTCCGGTGAGCCGCGCGATGAGCTCCCGGTAGCGCTCCGCAGTGCGCTCCACGATCTCCTGCGGCAGCACGGGCGGGGTGCCCGTGCGATC
This genomic interval from Clavibacter michiganensis contains the following:
- a CDS encoding glycosyltransferase: MTGTAAAAAEVEPAPRIRAVTVVIPARDEEELVGRCLASVEVAAARARADGVRVRVILVADDCRDRTAEVARAAGVEVIESAAGRVGAARAQGVDAARAGWDGDDAEHWIACTDADSAVPPAWITSQLELADGGADVVVGTVRPELDDLSPAQVAAWRATRVPGHANGHVHGANLGVRADAYVAAGGFPAVAEHEDVDLVTRLRGLDARITASAAGEVLTSSRREGRTPGGYAGYLHVSLLERAREREIGRQRAVGCDSPCVPAG
- a CDS encoding PIG-L family deacetylase, with the translated sequence MTSGPQPAQPLDADAPARVRLASGAVPPGDDRPGPAVALVRAALAETPPGPEWTTQRALALAVALGDGGARPGAGGTADLWEALATLAAADLGIARTVEPHLDALAILEQERGAAGDDGARGVDTHAGGAAARTWGVFAAEGGGDPLTAVADADGPDAVRLSGTKPWCSLAGSLTHALITAADDDGSRGLFAVDLRQPGVEVVPGAWAARGLVEVPSGPLRMRDVPARRVGAPGWYLERPGFHWGGIQVAACWYGGAVGLARTLLRAASRDGADRLLLMHLGAVDAGLDGARASLAEAALLVDRGRAEGEAGRLLAKRVRAVVARAVDDTLTHVAHALGPAPLAQDADHAKRVADLGLYVRQHHAERDDASLGGALAEAVRRRAAEADATDTRDTGTSDPTIAAGPAPVAAAGVAFDAREPGTDADVWDADPRWDALDAPDLAGMAALLVVSAHADDESIGAAGLMATAAARGVPVTLAIVTDGAASHPGSPTRTPDELVAVRRDEARAALDAVAPDARLVLLGHPDGGIRERREAVRDDLAVLLSDAAPGTAVAAPWRGDGHRDHRVTGEVVAELVGALPAARGIRLVEYPVWMWHWATPDDPRVPWAAMRALPLDARTREAKRAAIRAHASQVDPLSDAPEDAAVLQPGFLRHADRDREVLIVSDDATATPTAAERFDAAYARAEDPWRVQTRWYERRKRLATLAALPDERYGRALEIGCSIGVTTAGLAERVDELLAVDVAPTAVERARVRLADAPQVRLEVRDVGADWPAGAFDLVVMSEVGYYLDDAAFDRVLAALPGALGAGGALVACHWRHPEGDFRRTGDEVHARLAAVPGLHVLMRHEEDDFLLEVLSADPRSVAVRTGLR